In one Pseudomonas sp. 31-12 genomic region, the following are encoded:
- a CDS encoding glutathione S-transferase, whose translation MNTLYSFRRCPYAMRARMALRYSGVAVQIVEVSLKAKPAEMLALSAKGTVPVLSVDGQVIDESLAIMRWALAQNDPQDWLLKDDPVAQAHIAALIEENDQAFKVHLNRYKYAERYPEQPMEAYRAAGEVFLRKLDELLEGRDYLLAGHPSLADVALMPFIRQFAHVDREWFGQTPYVRLQAWLQRFLESELFIAIMAK comes from the coding sequence ATGAATACGCTGTATTCGTTCCGCCGCTGCCCTTACGCCATGCGAGCGCGAATGGCCCTGCGCTATTCGGGCGTTGCCGTGCAGATTGTCGAGGTCAGCCTGAAGGCCAAACCTGCCGAGATGCTAGCGCTGTCGGCCAAGGGCACGGTGCCGGTGCTGAGTGTCGACGGTCAGGTGATCGATGAAAGCCTGGCGATCATGCGCTGGGCCTTGGCGCAGAATGATCCGCAGGATTGGTTGCTCAAGGATGATCCCGTCGCACAGGCGCACATCGCCGCGCTGATTGAAGAGAACGATCAGGCGTTCAAGGTGCATCTGAATCGTTACAAGTACGCCGAGCGTTACCCGGAGCAGCCGATGGAAGCCTATCGTGCGGCGGGCGAGGTGTTCTTGCGCAAGCTGGATGAATTGCTGGAGGGGCGCGATTACTTGCTGGCCGGGCATCCGAGCCTGGCGGATGTGGCGTTGATGCCGTTCATACGGCAGTTCGCCCATGTTGATCGCGAATGGTTCGGGCAGACGCCTTACGTGCGGTTGCAGGCGTGGTTGCAGCGGTTTCTGGAGTCGGAACTGTTCATCGCAATCATGGCCAAGTAA